The Solanum dulcamara chromosome 2, daSolDulc1.2, whole genome shotgun sequence region AATAAGTCTCTAGGATGATCAGAGCTTTTTCCTTTGCCTGATCTTACATGTAATGTAAAGCATACTTTATTTGATTGGAGAATGCAATATGGTTCGTGTGTGCGTACATTTATCTTCATCTGCTCTACTTGTCTGATACTGTTACAGGTAATGCTAACTGCAAATGAACAGCTATATCTTTACACATAAACTTGTTATAAGCACAGAACATGAAAGAGGTACGAGTTCTTACGCGTAAAGATAAAGGTTGTTGCTTTCTCTGGCTTTATAAGTAAAAGAATTCTTCCATTCCTTCTGCTGCTGTCTCTGTGTCTTAGATTTGTAAATGGGGGTGGAATCTTGTGGGGGAGGAGGGGGTCTGAGAAATCTGTTGCTTATTTAAATTGGTCAGCAGTTGGTAGTAGTGGTGGGCTACTGTGATCATTACTTAAAGCAAAAAGGCAGTGGTAAAAGGGGAGGGAGGCCTGTACAAATTAAAGTGTGAATTCTACTGGCAGTGAAGAAAAGACTAGAATGACCTTAAAATAACCAGTATCAATTCTTTTGTGCAAATTGTGGAGGGTCATAATAGTAATTGGATGTGGTCATGATGCACCAACCATGGCCCAAGGGATGTAAGGATCTTTATAATTTTGAATTACTTTTTGAGTTGGAATAAGGTGTGTTATTGGATCTACAATGTCGCATTTTGGACATAGCCAAGAATTATACAGAACAAACATTGTACTTATAGATTGGTACCTTAACGTTTAAAAGAGAGAAGTCATTAAGACGTTTTATAAAACATTAGAAATGCTATAGCTTCTGAGCTGTTTATGGTCTGAAACATTTAATATGAAACTACAAAAATGAGCTAACAGTATACCCTTACTCTACAAATGTGCTAATTCTTTTTGATTATATTGTCCAATGCTGGAACTACAGCAGGAGAAAAAATGACCAAATAGTACAGAACTGTATCCTTAGATTAAAAGATAATGACATTTACATGGGCTTCCTCTTCTTTGTCATCCTCTGTAACTTCCTCCACTTCAAGTAAATCTGGTAAGACAATCCTGAGAACACCATGGCGACACTCGTCCATTGCTTTTCTGATAGTGGATTGCCACTTAATACAGAAGATACTACTATGCTCACAAACTTGCGAGTTGTAGTGATGGTTGTGTTGGTCAGAGAGCCAAATCGACTAATGGTTAGGAAAATGAAGTTCTGTCCCACAGCGCCGCACAGACAGTAAAGAAGAATGTCCCATGCTGCCTCTGGATGCTGCTTACAGAACTCAACTGCCTCATAACCACTGGCAGTTCGCCAGCCAAACATGAACATCATATTGTAAATGGTACCCCACAAGTTCATTCCAAACATAATATCCCACGCAGATGTCTTAGGATACCTGAGAAAAATTCTTGGTTGTTAGAATACAAGTGAAAAACATTTGGTGCATCGCTAGCATATTCGAGGAGAAAAAGATGTGTGACAAACAACAACCAAGTCTATGGCTTGACAGTGAAGATATTAGCTGTGCATCCATTGATGATATAATAAGCATAAAACTGCATTAAATCCTCATAACATTTAACATGATTACACAGAAATTCCTCCTTCTCTTTATCAAATTTCAACTCGAAATCCAGAAACTTCCAAACATTTGATATTCCAGTTATTATCCTACTATTCCTGATATCCCTCTCCAGTCAACTATGTGCGTGAATGAGGTAGTTTCATGGATCCAGTTCCTATTGTTAAGCCATTGAAATGTTTCCTTTCTAGGTAACCTGATGTCAGTACACCAGACAGTGTATCCAAGTGGAGGAGGTACTTCAAATAACTCTTAAGACACTTTAGGCCCTTTTATACCCCAACCAAAATTCTTGTTGTTAGACACTCACAACCTGATGAACAGTAGATCACCCAATCACGTAGTTAGTCTGAATTGAAACCAGGTAACAAATTTAAACTATTTAATACTTGTTCATAGATTAGCCATTAATTTGTCCCAGGGGATTTCatgaaatatagaaatattCATCTTAATGGAGTTATAACACTAAATAATCCCTCCTTCCTCAACCTCCTAAAAGCTATACCAATTAGGCCCTTTATTATCTTTGAGCTTCCTTCTACTGCCATATCTTTCATAGACCCTACAGAAATTGTGCTTCCCTTCGACTCTTATTGAACAAAGCATCCCTGAGGTAAAATTAAGTTCCAGAATATGCAGGTAGAGCCATAAAAGCAAATTTTACTGGAGTTATTAGATAAACCGACTTTTCTATCATCAGCTTGGCGACTTTTCCTACATGGTTACCTTCAACCCTATTCATGCTTAAATATTATCAACAGCATCTTGCAGTTAAGTTTTTGGAAGAACAGACTTGTAAAAAGGAAAGTGTTTGTTTGCTCCTTTATTAGTATGCCCTTTATAGATTATCCCACCCAAAATATCCTTCAATCCAGCTTGAGAGTGGTATAAATGGTATAGTTGAGAAGACTCTGTAAGGTTCTTCCAAATGTAGATAGATAAAATGTAAGTTCTAATCCGGATGCTTTCCAAACGGGACTCAACTTGAGATGAGAAAATACAAACCTACTGAACAAGAGTCAATTCCACAATGAAGTGTTTTTCCCAGCATTAGCAAAAATTCATGAGTAAGAAAACATTGATTTGCACTGTTCAGGAAGTGATAAGAAAAGCTAAAgcatataaaatacaaaaaaatccTCAAAAGAACTTCAGGTAGATCACGCGAGAAAGACTGAGATAGGTTAACAGGAAAACTACCTTGCTGAAATTGAATCCTGAGTAGCATTGGTGAAACCATCAAAGGTGAGGTTCAGGAAGCACAGCCCATACCCAAGTGGAGCGTTTGGGTGTGCCAATTTACTAATAGTTTTCGAGCTAGTCTGTAATCAAGTCAAGTACAAGAAAAAAAGTAAGGGGTAGTTCACAGAAAGGACCTTCGCTTTTCCTCGAATAACTACAAGCATGTCAGAGAAAAAAATGGAAGAGAAGAAAAGTTACATATTGTAACTTAGATATTGCAATAGAATGTTACCTTTGAGAGTGCAAATAGTGAAACACCTCCTGCAACAAGTAGAGAGCACACATATTCTGGAATCGTGTATCTTATGCCATAAACTAGCGTTCCCATGAACATTACTGCAAGAAGCAATCAAATaacttttttcaaataaataaataagaaagaaagtttTACTGCAACAAACATTAGTGTCATTATCAATAAGATTGATTTCAACGTTCTTACTGCAGGAAAACTTCGCTCTTTATAGGAGATAAAAAGTTTCAGTTAGCAAGAACAAATAGAATCTACCAAAACATCTTTTCTTTCCCTTTTGTAGTAGACTGATTCTATTCTTACCACACAGCCTCCAAAAAATCTAAATGATACTACAGATGGTCCACAGTAATTATAGTTTCCACCTAATTATCAGCCCTTGAAAACTGCACCAACAGCAAACATCTTGATCCAGTTGAACCTATGTTCCTCTACAGAATGCTCTAATTTCCTTTTTTGCAGATGCAATGGAGCTTCCTATTTTGGATGCAAGAGTTCAGTTTTAGAATGATAAGAGAACATATTTGTAAAacattttttcagtttttatttCCGAATCCTTTATTGAATGACCAACTCATTCCATATACCAACATCTTCCCTCTTTATATTCTTTCAATCAGGAAGTTGTCACTTCTAATGTCAAGGCTTTGTGCATTCTGTAATCATGGAGAGCTAATAACAGTGAGTTGCCACAGATTCAAATGACTAAAGAGTAATTGCTCCTAGATGGTCCGAGCTGTGCAAATAAAGTGGTAAGTACCTATTCACATTTTTCCATACACTGTAAGTTCAAGAGTTCTGATCTAGGTTTGCAATATTGGGAATCCTGCACTTTCTAGGGAACAATCAGATTATAATACTGAACAatcaaattcttcaattttgaaGAACAATCAAATTCTTCTATTTTGGCTAGATTCTGGAAAAATTGTTGCTATGGTTGGTACAATGCTTGGGACCATGTCAAGAATTTTTATTTGACCAAAGTACGCAATTACTTAGGAAAGATCTAAGCCTTCAGCTTGTGTGCAGTTTTCATAACTACTTGTACAAGTCCATATAATGTATTCAAGGATGTGTTATTAGACCCCATCTAAAGATTGAAatgtttctcttttttcttttcctttctttttgacATGTAATGTATTCAAGGCTGGTTCTTTTAAGTATTGGTTAGCGTCTCATTTTGTTTCAGTCTATCTTATTCTACCATGTGTGCTTTCCTCTCAGTTACAGTAAAAGCCCTTAACTGAAAATATGTTCCAACTACATCATAGAGATGCTATGCCACACCAATAACACTCTTCTCTTTGCCCTTATATCTTATTTGCCTCACAATCAAGTATAAATATCTAAATATCACTTCTAGCAACTCCACTATTCAAGATTGTTGCATTCCATTATGTCATTCTATATGTTCAGCTTCAGTCGACTAATCACATAAACTCTATTctgaaatgttttttttatattcacCCTCTCGTGAAGATCAGTTCCCTCTCTAAGTATATGAAATAACACCTGGTCAAGTACAAAACTATAAGGGCGGAAGCTGAATACCAGAGACGTAGAACAATTCAAAGGCCACCATGTTCACTGGATCATCTTTCTAAGGTCATGGCCTTACAATTCATtatcatttcaatatttttttttaattattgaaaCTCTAGAAACCCTTTAACATGGCTTTCTCAATAAATAGAAATTCATATCAAGACATTTTCTATCCACCTTTTTATCTTTCCATAAAACTCAGTATTGACAACATACACAAAAGCATACTCGAAGAAAAGAACATCCATGTAAGTGTAAAAAATGCTTGCTTGCGGACATACCAGGAAtcatttttgatgattttgccAGGACCTGCAAGAGTAAATAACCTGGTTACTATTTATTCGggaaagaaaaggaaacaacCAGCAAGGACTCATTTATACATCAGTTAATTAGCCACTACTATGAATTAGAACATTAATAAAACCTCATGCATTTCTCTCCTAAAAGTACTTCAAGAAATCCTACATGCTAGCTAGTAATACGGTTCACATTTCACAAGAAACCAGAAATTTC contains the following coding sequences:
- the LOC129880204 gene encoding UDP-galactose/UDP-glucose transporter 3-like; the encoded protein is MEAHGAGLRRVLVLAFCVAGIWSAYIYQGVLQETVSTKRFGPNNERFEHLAFLNLAQNVVCLVWSFIMIKIWSNGKSGGAPWWSYWSAGITNTIGPAMGIEALKYISYPAQVLAKSSKMIPVMFMGTLVYGIRYTIPEYVCSLLVAGGVSLFALSKTSSKTISKLAHPNAPLGYGLCFLNLTFDGFTNATQDSISARYPKTSAWDIMFGMNLWGTIYNMMFMFGWRTASGYEAVEFCKQHPEAAWDILLYCLCGAVGQNFIFLTISRFGSLTNTTITTTRKFVSIVVSSVLSGNPLSEKQWTSVAMVFSGLSYQIYLKWRKLQRMTKKRKPM